One Nicotiana tomentosiformis chromosome 4, ASM39032v3, whole genome shotgun sequence genomic window carries:
- the LOC138910263 gene encoding uncharacterized protein, producing MDWLSPYHTILDCHAKTVTLALPELHRLEWNDSSVSASGWVISFLKARRMVENGCLAYLAYVRDTTAKTTAIDSVPVVREFSDMFPSDLPSIPLDRDIDFCIDLAPDTQPISIPPHNMAPK from the coding sequence atggactggttatccccataccacaccatccttgattgccatgccaagactgttaccttagcgcTGCCAGAGTTGCATAGATTGGAGTGGAATGAttcgtctgtcagtgcatctggttgggttatctcttttctgaaggctcgacgtatggtcgagaatggttgtttggcttatctagcttatgttcgggatactaccgcaAAGACCAcggcgattgattcagtaccagtagtCCGAGAGTTCTCCGAcatgtttccttctgatcttccaagcataccactagatcgtgatatcgatttctgtattgacttggctccagatacccagcccaTATCCATCCCACCGCACAATATGGCTCCGAAATAA
- the LOC104089524 gene encoding 7-deoxyloganetin glucosyltransferase-like — MASNYAQLDVPHAICVPAPTQGHINPMLKLAKFLHFRGFHITFVNTEYNHRRLLKSRGPDSLKGLHSFRFETIPDGLPPSDADSTQDIASLSKSLTTTGLVPFKELLAKLNHTSSSNVPPASCIISDGVMSFTLAAAQDLGIPLVFFWTLCACGLLGYMHYCNLIEKDYTPLKDESYLTNGYLEKTLDWIPGMKDIRLRDLPSFIRTANPDDYMIKFLIQETERSKNASAIVVNTFEPLEKEVLESLQTLLPPVYAIGPLHLILKHVDDNNLEELELNLWKEDEKCLEWLDSKKLNSVVYVNFGSIAVVTSNQLIEFAWGLANSRMEFLWIIRPDIVLGEQAILPPEFVEETKDRAMLASWCPQEQVLSHPAIGGFLTHGEWNSILESISCGVPMICWPFFAEQPTNCWFCCTKLGIGMEIDSNVKRDEVASLVRELMAGDKGKEMKKKALEWKKLAEEAAKKPTGSSYVNIDKIINEISLKH, encoded by the exons ATGGCTTCCAACTATGCTCAACTTGACGTGCCTCATGCAATTTGCGTACCAGCTCCTACCCAAGGTCACATCAATCCTATGTTAAAGTTAGCCAAATTCCTCCATTTTAGAGGCTTTCATATAACTTTTGTCAACACTGAATACAACCATAGGCGTCTCCTTAAGTCTCGAGGCCCTGATTCCCTCAAAGGGTTACATTCCTTTCGTTTCGAGACCATCCCCGACGGCCTGCCACCGTCTGATGCTGATTCAACCCAAGATATTGCTTCCCTATCTAAATCCCTTACCACTACTGGTTTAGTTCCTTTCAAAGAGTTACTTGCCAAGCTCAATCATACTTCTTCATCCAACGTGCCACCCGCTTCGTGTATCATTTCCGATGGTGTTATGAGCTTCACTCTAGCTGCTGCTCAAGATTTGGGCATCCCTCTAGTTTTCTTTTGGACCCTATGTGCTTGTGGTTTATTAGGTTACATGCATTACTGCAATCTTATTGAAAAAGATTACACTCCCCTTAAAG atgaaagttatTTGACAAATGGGTACTTGGAGAAGACTTTGGATTGGATACCAGGAATGAAGGACATACGTTTGAGGGATCTTCCAAGTTTTATTAGAACTGCAAATCCAGATGATTACATGATTAAATTTCTAATCCAAGAAACAGAGAGATCCAAAAATGCGTCTGCTATAGTTGTCAATACATTTGAGCCATTAGAGAAGGAAGTTCTTGAATCACTTCAAACACTTCTTCCTCCGGTGTATGCCATTGGACCATTGCATTTGATTTTGAAACATGTTGACGACAATAATTTGGAGGAGTTAGAATTAAATCTTTGGAAAGAAGATGAAAAGTGTCTTGAATGGTTAGATTCCAAGAAATTGAATTCTGTTGTTTATGTGAATTTCGGAAGCATCGCTGTAGTAACTTCGAACCAACTTATCGAATTTGCTTGGGGACTTGCCAATAGCCGGATGGAATTTTTGTGGATCATAAGGCCTGATATTGTATTAGGAGAACAAGCAATTCTTCCACCTGAATTTGTGGAAGAAACTAAAGACAGAGCGATGCTAGCAAGTTGGTGTCCACAAGAACAAGTCCTTAGCCACCCTGCAATAGGAGGTTTCTTGACTCACGGTGAATGGAATTCGATTCTTGAAAGTATTAGTTGTGGGGTGCCAATGATTTGTTGGCCGTTCTTCGCAGAGCAGCCGACTAACTGTTGGTTTTGTTGCACCAAATTGGGAATCGGAATGGAGATCGACAGTAATGTGAAGAGGGACGAAGTTGCAAGTCTCGTGAGAGAGTTGATGGCCGGAGATAAAGGCAAAGAGATGAAGAAAAAAGCTTTGGAATGGAAGAAATTGGCTGAAGAAGCTGCTAAAAAACCAACAGGATCTTCTTATGTGAACATAGATAAAATTATCAACGAAATTTCCCTCAAACATTAG